A window from Armatimonas rosea encodes these proteins:
- a CDS encoding DUF1552 domain-containing protein yields MNRRFVLRAAGASLLLPMLEAMLPRRGEADESKFQPWERCDVKHPRLICCYIPNGVNIAEWVPKDAGESYTLSPTLQALAGIRDEFTVLSGLGHPQSEGGHSGADTWLTGANLKSKPGSDYTNSISVDQIIAAAHAKATRYPSLQLSDLSGTGSAGHSHTLSFDRNGTPLPSENSPRRLFERLFVPENAADRAAALRRYTQRRSILDEISAEAKALDKKLGTDDKKKLDEYYTSVRETEQLVGRLQGWIDVPKPKVPETNLGLNMQPANAHDRPMWLDVMLQLSYLSFVTDTTRVITFEWSREAGGFGGGGENHHELSHHDGSPEKLKKLAEIDKFHLGRLERFVKLLAATQEAESRMLDRTMIVFGSGMNSGTGTGDHSPKNLPLLLAGGKALGLKHGRHLAFDPDKHPPLSNALLTLLQKAGVETEKFSDASGTLQGLV; encoded by the coding sequence GCCGGGGCGAGGCCGACGAGAGCAAGTTCCAGCCGTGGGAGCGCTGCGATGTGAAGCACCCGCGCCTGATCTGCTGCTACATCCCCAACGGGGTCAATATCGCCGAGTGGGTGCCCAAGGACGCGGGCGAGAGCTACACCCTCTCCCCGACACTCCAGGCGCTGGCGGGCATCCGCGACGAGTTCACGGTGCTCTCGGGGCTGGGCCATCCCCAGTCCGAGGGCGGGCACTCGGGGGCGGACACGTGGCTGACAGGTGCGAACCTCAAGAGCAAGCCCGGCTCGGACTACACCAACTCCATCTCGGTGGACCAGATTATCGCCGCAGCACACGCCAAAGCAACCCGGTATCCGTCGCTCCAGCTCTCCGACCTCTCCGGGACCGGAAGCGCGGGACACTCGCACACGCTCTCGTTTGACCGCAACGGCACCCCGCTGCCCTCCGAAAACTCCCCACGACGGCTTTTCGAGCGCCTCTTCGTGCCCGAGAACGCCGCCGATCGGGCCGCCGCGCTCCGCCGCTACACCCAGCGCCGCTCGATCCTCGATGAGATCTCCGCCGAGGCCAAGGCGCTCGATAAAAAACTCGGCACCGACGACAAGAAAAAGCTCGATGAGTACTACACATCGGTGCGGGAGACTGAGCAGCTGGTCGGGCGACTCCAAGGCTGGATTGATGTCCCCAAGCCCAAAGTCCCCGAGACGAACCTCGGCCTCAACATGCAGCCCGCCAACGCACACGACCGCCCCATGTGGCTCGATGTCATGCTCCAGCTCAGCTATCTCTCGTTTGTCACCGACACGACCCGTGTCATTACCTTCGAGTGGTCCCGAGAGGCGGGCGGCTTTGGCGGCGGCGGGGAGAACCACCACGAGCTCTCCCACCACGACGGTAGCCCGGAAAAGCTCAAGAAGCTCGCGGAGATCGACAAGTTCCACCTAGGCCGCCTAGAGCGCTTTGTCAAGCTCCTCGCCGCCACCCAAGAGGCCGAGAGCCGGATGCTGGACCGGACGATGATTGTCTTTGGCTCGGGGATGAACTCGGGGACGGGCACGGGAGACCACTCGCCCAAGAACCTGCCCCTGCTCCTCGCCGGCGGAAAGGCGCTCGGGCTTAAGCACGGACGGCACCTCGCCTTCGATCCCGACAAGCATCCCCCGCTCTCCAATGCGCTCCTGACGCTCCTTCAAAAAGCCGGTGTGGAGACCGAAAAATTCAGCGATGCCTCGGGGACGCTGCAGGGGCTGGTCTAG
- a CDS encoding diacylglycerol kinase — translation MSHSTWRAKNPIVSFRHAVEGIAHAFRTQRNMRFHTIAFSLVFLAGLILRLPRVEMLALVFCAALVLITEMFNTAIEATVDMITQSYHPAAKFIKDIAAGAVLISAITAVLVGAVVFWGAVRPETLSLRLIQPPTVPVFMGAFVLLLLLVLVGKIAGRKGSLLQGGVISGHSAIAFYLAGVIVFLVPQPAVALLALGLAALVAQSRVEAKIHTLREVVAGAVIALALAALVLKVPQWLGAHLPSPWFPHPK, via the coding sequence ATGAGCCACTCTACCTGGCGCGCCAAGAACCCGATCGTCTCGTTTCGCCATGCGGTCGAGGGAATCGCACACGCGTTTCGCACCCAGCGGAACATGCGCTTTCACACGATCGCCTTCTCCCTGGTCTTTCTCGCGGGGCTGATCCTGCGCCTCCCACGGGTGGAGATGCTGGCGCTGGTCTTCTGCGCCGCCCTGGTGCTCATCACCGAGATGTTCAATACCGCGATCGAGGCGACCGTGGACATGATCACCCAGAGCTACCACCCCGCCGCCAAGTTCATCAAGGATATCGCCGCAGGTGCCGTTTTGATCTCCGCGATCACGGCGGTGCTGGTGGGCGCGGTGGTCTTCTGGGGAGCGGTGCGCCCCGAGACCCTGAGCCTGCGCCTGATCCAGCCGCCCACTGTCCCGGTCTTTATGGGCGCGTTTGTCCTGCTGCTCCTGCTCGTGCTCGTGGGCAAGATCGCCGGGCGCAAGGGCTCACTCCTGCAAGGTGGCGTGATCTCCGGGCACTCCGCAATCGCGTTCTATCTGGCTGGCGTGATTGTCTTTCTCGTGCCACAGCCCGCCGTGGCGCTGCTCGCGCTGGGGCTGGCGGCGCTGGTTGCACAGTCGCGTGTGGAGGCAAAGATCCACACGCTCCGCGAGGTCGTGGCTGGCGCGGTGATCGCGCTGGCGCTCGCGGCCCTGGTGCTCAAAGTCCCCCAGTGGCTGGGAGCACACCTGCCCTCGCCCTGGTTCCCTCACCCCAAGTAA
- a CDS encoding Uma2 family endonuclease produces the protein MASQTQEKMPVLPPQQGKVRWTRATFHWLCESGVLGDGRHELIDGEIISTMPNEPHLFVNSRLFLALIQIFGEDFTRMGGSLAISDTQEPQPDVAVTRHPITDYLTSGIPGPEEFVLVVEVSSATLHKDKTEKALLYATATIPEYWVVDITGRRVQVYRDPVAGEYRSVRVYDETQSVSSLAAPEALLRVSRFLPPR, from the coding sequence ATGGCCTCCCAGACCCAAGAAAAAATGCCCGTGCTTCCTCCACAGCAAGGCAAGGTGCGCTGGACACGTGCCACCTTCCACTGGCTCTGTGAGAGTGGCGTTCTTGGGGATGGCCGCCACGAGCTTATCGACGGTGAGATTATCTCCACCATGCCCAATGAACCACACCTTTTTGTCAACTCACGGCTGTTCTTGGCACTGATTCAAATCTTCGGGGAAGACTTTACGCGCATGGGGGGCTCCCTGGCAATCAGTGATACCCAGGAGCCTCAGCCCGATGTTGCGGTCACACGCCACCCTATCACGGACTATCTGACCTCGGGGATTCCTGGTCCGGAGGAGTTTGTGCTTGTTGTCGAGGTCTCAAGTGCCACACTGCACAAGGACAAGACCGAGAAAGCGCTCCTCTACGCCACGGCTACCATCCCGGAGTACTGGGTTGTGGACATTACGGGGCGTCGCGTCCAAGTCTACCGGGACCCAGTGGCAGGCGAGTACCGAAGCGTCCGGGTCTACGATGAAACCCAGAGCGTCTCGTCGTTGGCGGCACCGGAGGCACTACTCCGGGTGAGTCGTTTTCTTCCGCCCCGCTAG
- a CDS encoding polysaccharide biosynthesis/export family protein codes for MRSFYFITGLALVSSLPALAQTSTAPQTPPQAPIGQLVQDPITEPIQKNDHLRVIVAGEVKYSAELVTVSEDGTIELPFIGQVLVANNPTGRAARFIESRLKSAKYLKNPSVTVLIVARKAREVIVNGAVAGQGRRVLREGTRLSDVLEEANPAPLADLEHVEVLRGKATLKIDYKKYRNGQDSSQTTNPMLEDGDRVYVRLGQPTEGSVKIVGEVKDLTKPLLPITEGNTVSYLLSMVGGITELGDRKNVFLLRKGQRIPVPYEEIVAGASEKDIKLQDKDEIYVPRLEKPRQYTVYGGVRTPGPFPLQGKITVLQAVANAGPLEGAKRKDIQLARRLPDGSLPEKATKINLENGKQAALEIQDGDVLYIPDPSRKSGFDFNQALSTVGSLIWIRSLIR; via the coding sequence ATGAGATCATTCTACTTTATCACCGGACTGGCGCTCGTGAGTAGCCTGCCTGCCCTGGCTCAGACCAGCACCGCGCCCCAGACCCCCCCGCAGGCCCCGATTGGCCAGCTGGTCCAGGACCCGATCACCGAGCCCATCCAGAAGAACGACCACCTGCGGGTGATTGTCGCGGGGGAGGTAAAGTACTCCGCCGAGCTGGTTACGGTGAGCGAGGACGGCACGATCGAGCTGCCGTTTATCGGGCAGGTGCTGGTGGCCAACAACCCCACGGGGCGGGCGGCGCGCTTTATCGAGTCTCGCCTCAAGAGCGCCAAGTACCTGAAGAACCCGAGTGTGACCGTGCTAATTGTCGCCCGCAAGGCCCGAGAGGTGATTGTCAATGGGGCGGTTGCCGGACAAGGGCGCCGGGTGCTGCGTGAGGGGACTCGGCTCTCTGATGTGCTAGAGGAGGCCAATCCCGCCCCGCTGGCCGATCTGGAGCATGTCGAGGTGCTGCGCGGTAAGGCGACCCTCAAGATCGACTACAAGAAGTACCGCAACGGGCAGGATAGCTCCCAGACCACCAACCCGATGCTCGAAGACGGCGACCGGGTCTATGTGCGCCTGGGGCAGCCGACCGAGGGAAGTGTCAAGATTGTGGGGGAGGTGAAGGACCTCACCAAGCCGCTTCTCCCGATCACCGAGGGCAACACGGTCAGCTATCTCTTGAGCATGGTGGGGGGGATCACGGAGCTCGGGGACCGCAAGAATGTCTTCCTGCTGCGCAAGGGCCAGCGCATCCCCGTTCCCTACGAGGAGATTGTCGCGGGGGCATCGGAGAAGGACATCAAGCTGCAGGACAAGGACGAGATCTATGTCCCGCGCCTGGAAAAGCCGCGCCAGTACACGGTCTACGGCGGGGTGCGGACCCCGGGGCCGTTTCCGCTCCAGGGCAAGATCACGGTCCTGCAAGCCGTTGCCAACGCGGGGCCGCTGGAGGGAGCCAAGCGCAAGGACATCCAGCTCGCACGTCGGCTCCCCGACGGCAGTCTGCCCGAGAAGGCGACCAAGATCAACCTGGAGAACGGCAAGCAGGCGGCGCTGGAGATTCAGGACGGCGACGTGCTCTACATCCCCGATCCCTCGCGCAAGAGTGGGTTTGACTTCAACCAGGCACTCAGTACGGTCGGGAGCCTGATCTGGATTCGCTCCCTGATCCGCTAG
- a CDS encoding DUF1559 domain-containing protein: protein MKNLSTTRRAFTLIELLVVIAIIAILAAILFPVFAQAREKARQTACLSNMKQIGLGLMMYLQDYDEVLPMAQSYGPYNAALPSLTSPYVQKVQQYGTQTATNSIWACPSDATPRLNGGNPKQSYAAIFWTAGPDRAPWASWTAAGTGAYIAGKSLAAFSSPADTFLLAEAHQDEGILGTNYVGVKRPFILATDNQNNAFNAQNCTVTSNNRCTNLKNPAHSLSWNYVFADGHAKSMRPEATLGKGVGGNGLDATGSPCIRTRPCGPWTLDDQD, encoded by the coding sequence ATGAAAAATCTGTCTACAACACGACGAGCCTTCACACTCATTGAGCTACTTGTTGTCATTGCCATTATCGCCATCTTGGCCGCCATTCTCTTCCCTGTCTTCGCCCAAGCGCGTGAGAAAGCCCGTCAGACCGCCTGCCTCTCCAACATGAAGCAGATCGGACTGGGGCTGATGATGTACCTGCAAGACTACGACGAAGTCCTGCCGATGGCGCAGAGCTACGGCCCCTACAACGCGGCTCTCCCCTCGCTGACCAGCCCCTACGTTCAGAAGGTGCAACAGTACGGCACGCAGACGGCCACCAACTCGATCTGGGCCTGCCCCAGCGATGCCACCCCGCGCCTGAACGGAGGCAACCCCAAACAGTCCTATGCCGCCATCTTCTGGACCGCTGGCCCCGACCGGGCACCGTGGGCAAGCTGGACCGCGGCGGGAACTGGTGCCTACATCGCGGGTAAGTCACTGGCAGCCTTCAGCTCCCCGGCTGATACCTTCCTGCTCGCCGAGGCGCACCAGGACGAAGGCATTCTTGGAACCAACTATGTCGGGGTGAAGCGTCCCTTTATCCTCGCCACGGACAACCAGAACAACGCCTTCAACGCCCAGAACTGCACCGTGACCTCGAACAACCGCTGTACCAACCTCAAGAATCCCGCCCACTCGCTGAGCTGGAACTATGTCTTCGCCGATGGCCATGCCAAGTCCATGCGCCCTGAGGCGACACTCGGCAAGGGCGTGGGCGGCAACGGCCTCGATGCCACGGGCTCCCCCTGTATCCGCACCCGTCCTTGTGGCCCTTGGACTCTCGATGACCAGGACTGA
- a CDS encoding LacI family DNA-binding transcriptional regulator: protein MRRFRKATIKEVAQQAGVSVTTVSLFVGGRESVCSPETAERIRRAVEALNYTPSSLVSSVQRRATRTFGVCMLSPLDPELDFGGHFYEQLWRGIVAEADAIDYSLLHFPASVRCGASTDAFLDGRVDGVLYHANTHSDPNQRPTRLASAGLPTVLLTRSQELPEGCGTVYTDEATTAALALEHLWELGHRRIGHLAGPRASGDDGIVGEIGLGRLRGYRQWLQAHDAYDPALEGFNGSWQDRCVAELLQHWSTQPSRPTALFCANDTLALAALAHARALGWPLSVVGVDNAHASAGLTSVDPGGEAIGRESVRSLLRLIEGAPVAQCRVAVPALQLHIRASTAPV from the coding sequence ATGCGGCGTTTTCGAAAAGCAACAATCAAGGAAGTGGCACAGCAGGCGGGGGTGTCGGTGACGACGGTCTCTCTGTTTGTGGGCGGGCGCGAGAGTGTCTGCTCGCCGGAGACGGCGGAGCGGATTCGCCGTGCAGTCGAGGCGCTCAACTACACGCCCAGCTCCCTGGTCAGCAGCGTTCAGCGCCGCGCCACCCGCACCTTTGGGGTCTGCATGCTGAGCCCGCTCGACCCCGAGCTGGACTTTGGTGGGCACTTCTACGAGCAGCTCTGGCGTGGGATTGTCGCCGAGGCCGATGCCATCGACTACTCCCTCCTGCACTTTCCGGCGTCGGTGCGGTGCGGGGCCAGCACCGATGCGTTTCTCGACGGGCGCGTCGATGGCGTGCTCTACCATGCCAACACCCACAGCGACCCCAACCAGCGCCCGACCCGGCTGGCGTCTGCGGGGCTACCCACCGTCTTGCTCACCCGCTCTCAGGAGCTGCCGGAGGGCTGTGGCACGGTCTACACCGACGAAGCCACCACGGCGGCACTGGCGCTAGAGCATCTCTGGGAGCTCGGGCACCGGCGCATTGGGCACCTCGCGGGGCCACGGGCCAGCGGCGATGATGGCATCGTCGGTGAGATCGGCCTGGGACGGCTCAGAGGCTACCGCCAGTGGCTCCAGGCGCACGATGCCTACGATCCCGCCCTAGAGGGCTTTAATGGGAGCTGGCAAGACCGCTGTGTGGCCGAGCTGCTCCAGCACTGGTCCACCCAGCCCAGCCGTCCGACCGCGCTCTTCTGTGCCAACGACACCCTCGCGCTCGCCGCGCTCGCCCATGCCCGTGCGCTGGGCTGGCCCCTTTCTGTGGTCGGCGTGGACAATGCCCATGCCAGCGCGGGTCTCACCAGTGTCGATCCTGGGGGCGAGGCCATTGGGCGGGAGAGTGTCCGCTCCCTTCTGCGCCTGATCGAGGGCGCTCCCGTTGCGCAGTGCCGGGTGGCTGTCCCGGCGCTCCAGCTACACATCCGCGCCAGCACCGCGCCCGTGTAG
- a CDS encoding hemolysin family protein → MDPASIPPTILLASSLLVLLLILLMGAFAMAEAALLSLRSTRVEQLVEEGRRGAKAVQTLLENQPRMIATTQVGVTLCGFTAAAVAATVLSHPLVPLVQSVLHDRNNDYSRVVASAIITIPVAVLAMALGGMLPKTLALQAPDHWAMRLAPLVRACTTLFTPFSALILGLARTIAPQARFEAPMMTRGEFEKFVDDQGKGGGIDEDEEEIIKNIIEISETEVREVMTPRVDMAAVPVTSPPEKVVELILASGHSRIAVYAGTIDNVIGILHAKDLLRLLAGEDRPLNIGKLIRPPYFVPENRRVADLLEHMRHSHQQLAIVQDEYAGTAGIVTIEDLLEEIVGEIKDEYDVDEPEFKVLSPTETLFDSRLSLDDINERLGTALEHEDYTTIGGYVFGMLGHEAAVGERVVTEGVEFVVEKLEGRRIKTIRATRLPEPLLPSPPVDED, encoded by the coding sequence ATGGACCCTGCTAGTATTCCCCCGACGATTCTCTTGGCCAGTAGTTTGCTGGTCCTGCTCCTCATCTTGCTCATGGGGGCCTTTGCCATGGCCGAGGCCGCGCTTCTCTCCCTCCGCTCCACCCGAGTCGAGCAGCTGGTGGAAGAGGGGCGGCGTGGTGCAAAGGCGGTCCAGACCCTCCTGGAGAACCAGCCGCGCATGATCGCCACGACCCAGGTGGGGGTGACCCTCTGTGGCTTCACCGCCGCTGCGGTCGCCGCGACTGTCCTCTCGCACCCGCTGGTTCCTCTCGTCCAGAGCGTGCTCCACGACCGAAACAACGACTACTCGCGGGTCGTGGCCTCGGCCATCATCACGATCCCGGTCGCGGTGCTGGCGATGGCTCTTGGCGGGATGCTCCCCAAGACCCTGGCGCTCCAAGCCCCCGACCACTGGGCCATGCGCCTGGCCCCCCTAGTCCGCGCCTGCACGACCCTCTTTACCCCCTTCTCCGCCCTGATCCTGGGCCTCGCCCGCACGATCGCGCCCCAGGCACGCTTCGAGGCGCCCATGATGACCCGCGGCGAGTTCGAGAAGTTTGTCGATGACCAAGGCAAGGGCGGGGGAATCGATGAGGACGAAGAGGAGATTATCAAGAACATTATCGAGATCTCCGAGACCGAGGTGCGCGAGGTCATGACCCCCCGCGTGGACATGGCCGCGGTTCCCGTGACCTCGCCGCCCGAGAAGGTGGTCGAGCTGATTTTGGCATCGGGGCACTCACGGATCGCGGTCTACGCCGGGACGATCGACAATGTGATTGGGATTCTCCACGCCAAGGATCTATTGCGCCTGCTGGCAGGCGAGGACCGGCCCCTCAATATCGGCAAGCTGATTCGTCCCCCCTACTTTGTCCCCGAGAACCGCCGGGTCGCTGATCTCTTGGAGCACATGCGCCACTCCCACCAGCAGCTCGCCATTGTCCAGGACGAGTACGCGGGCACGGCGGGGATTGTGACGATTGAGGACTTGTTAGAGGAGATTGTCGGGGAGATCAAGGACGAGTACGATGTGGACGAGCCGGAGTTCAAGGTCCTCTCGCCCACGGAGACACTCTTTGACAGCCGGCTCAGCCTCGACGATATCAACGAGCGCTTGGGCACGGCCCTGGAGCACGAGGACTACACCACGATCGGCGGCTATGTCTTTGGCATGCTCGGCCACGAAGCCGCAGTTGGGGAGCGTGTGGTGACCGAGGGGGTGGAGTTTGTGGTGGAGAAGCTCGAGGGGCGGCGCATCAAGACCATCCGCGCTACCCGCCTCCCCGAGCCCCTCCTTCCCTCACCGCCCGTGGACGAGGACTAG
- a CDS encoding Mrp/NBP35 family ATP-binding protein, whose amino-acid sequence MPEVTEAQVLAALRTVPDPDLGKDLVSLNMIKNVRICEGNVAFVVELTTPACPMKAKIEADCRAAVGAIEGVTNIKVELTANVVSRRAQGGKVLPKVKHVIAIASGKGGVGKSTVTTNLAIALAQAGARVGVMDADVYGPTIPMLLGLEDEQLEQIAERQVDGNVIPKINPLERHGVSCVSVGFMVEAGQPLMLRGPMLGKVVNQFLGDVAWGELDYLLVDMPPGTGDVTISLVDAIPLSGAVIVMTPQDVAASIAVKSLKAFQKSNVPILGIVENMAYFVAPDTGKTYYIFGRSGGQEAAEALQVPFLGRIPLEIATREASDCGEPVLITDPESAQAVVFHEVAGKLAQQISIQARKFRPLTVM is encoded by the coding sequence ATGCCAGAAGTAACTGAGGCACAGGTGCTGGCTGCCCTGCGCACTGTCCCCGACCCTGACCTAGGCAAAGACCTGGTCAGCCTGAACATGATCAAGAATGTCCGTATCTGCGAGGGCAATGTCGCCTTTGTGGTCGAGCTGACAACCCCCGCCTGCCCCATGAAGGCCAAGATCGAGGCGGACTGCCGCGCCGCGGTCGGAGCGATCGAGGGTGTCACCAACATCAAGGTCGAGCTCACCGCCAACGTGGTCTCCCGGCGGGCTCAGGGCGGAAAAGTCCTCCCCAAGGTCAAGCACGTGATCGCGATCGCATCGGGCAAGGGCGGGGTCGGCAAGTCCACGGTCACCACCAACCTGGCGATCGCGCTAGCACAGGCCGGCGCACGGGTCGGGGTGATGGACGCCGATGTCTACGGCCCGACCATCCCGATGCTCCTGGGGCTAGAGGACGAGCAGCTGGAGCAGATCGCGGAGCGCCAGGTCGACGGCAATGTGATCCCCAAGATCAACCCGCTGGAGCGCCACGGGGTCTCGTGCGTCTCGGTGGGCTTCATGGTCGAGGCGGGCCAGCCGCTGATGCTACGCGGGCCGATGCTCGGAAAGGTCGTGAACCAGTTCCTCGGGGATGTCGCCTGGGGTGAGCTGGACTATCTCCTGGTGGACATGCCGCCAGGCACGGGTGATGTGACGATCTCCCTGGTCGATGCGATCCCACTCAGCGGCGCGGTGATTGTCATGACCCCGCAGGATGTCGCGGCCAGTATCGCGGTCAAGAGCCTCAAGGCATTTCAAAAGTCCAATGTCCCGATCCTGGGGATTGTCGAGAACATGGCCTACTTTGTCGCCCCGGATACGGGCAAGACCTACTACATCTTCGGGCGCAGTGGCGGCCAAGAGGCGGCGGAGGCACTGCAAGTCCCGTTTCTGGGCCGCATCCCGCTTGAGATCGCCACCCGTGAGGCATCCGACTGCGGCGAGCCCGTGCTCATCACCGACCCCGAGAGCGCCCAGGCCGTGGTGTTTCACGAGGTCGCGGGCAAGCTCGCCCAGCAGATCAGCATCCAGGCCCGCAAGTTCCGCCCCCTCACCGTGATGTAG
- a CDS encoding DUF5990 family protein: MSSKIELPLRLSVMVPPAGVTLALQRGKDGLLGPIEDSTDALVFEFSLVVADLAATPVRFTGEFAQGPAAARFVYVRSGTLAGQPDAAWTRRAKVPLWGISAELVQATLESGRALEARVAGTAKDGGPFFASVPLLTPWTAG, from the coding sequence ATGAGTAGCAAAATTGAGCTTCCCCTTCGCCTTTCAGTTATGGTCCCCCCAGCAGGCGTGACACTAGCCCTACAGCGCGGCAAAGACGGGCTTCTGGGGCCAATCGAAGATTCCACAGATGCACTTGTCTTTGAGTTCTCGTTGGTCGTAGCCGATCTTGCTGCCACTCCCGTGCGCTTCACGGGGGAGTTTGCGCAAGGACCGGCAGCTGCGCGGTTTGTCTACGTCCGCTCGGGGACTCTGGCGGGGCAGCCGGACGCGGCATGGACGCGGCGGGCGAAGGTGCCGCTCTGGGGCATCTCGGCAGAGCTGGTTCAGGCAACGCTGGAGTCGGGCAGGGCGCTGGAGGCGCGGGTCGCGGGCACTGCCAAAGATGGCGGCCCGTTCTTTGCCAGTGTCCCCCTTCTCACCCCCTGGACCGCCGGTTGA
- a CDS encoding acetylxylan esterase, giving the protein MMILLPLPAALVTQPPRFGPSPEQQAKTQADHKHLLEQLKLDGLRPGPSGDPKAPNAANADEAKVTPYTLPDALTLKNGKKVASRKDWEARRKELFEDFDREMYGRTPKNTPRVTWEVTETIKEKKGEIAVVTKKLVGHVDNKAFPSIKVDIQLTLTTPESATKPVPVVLEFGFIFPTRPGAPAFAPPLGTGKSWQEQVLEKGWGYAILSPASVQADNGAGLREGIIGLVNKGEPRKPDDWGALKAWAWGASRALDYFETDKDVNAKQVAIEGLSRYGKAALVTMAYEPRFSVGFIGSSGTGGAKLYRRHFGEQIENVASSGEYHWMAGNFVKYAAGSLGPNDLPVDAHELIALCAPRPVFISCGSPFVEGNWVDSKGQFLAGVAAGPVYSFLGKKPLPSAEMPKIGEGLTSGELAFRQHEGGHTVGPNWPYLLTWAERYWK; this is encoded by the coding sequence ATGATGATTCTTCTCCCTCTGCCCGCCGCCTTGGTCACCCAGCCGCCACGCTTTGGGCCGTCGCCGGAGCAGCAAGCCAAGACCCAGGCCGACCACAAGCACCTGTTGGAGCAGCTCAAGCTCGACGGCCTCCGCCCCGGCCCCAGCGGCGATCCCAAGGCGCCTAACGCCGCCAACGCCGACGAGGCCAAGGTCACCCCCTACACCCTCCCCGATGCCCTGACTCTCAAAAACGGTAAGAAAGTTGCCAGCAGGAAGGACTGGGAGGCACGGCGCAAGGAGCTCTTCGAGGACTTCGACCGCGAGATGTACGGCCGCACCCCCAAAAACACGCCCAGAGTGACCTGGGAGGTGACTGAGACCATCAAGGAGAAAAAGGGCGAGATTGCCGTGGTCACCAAGAAGCTGGTCGGGCACGTGGACAACAAAGCGTTTCCCAGCATCAAGGTCGATATCCAGCTCACGCTCACGACGCCCGAGAGCGCGACCAAGCCCGTGCCCGTGGTCCTGGAGTTTGGCTTCATCTTCCCCACCCGCCCGGGTGCGCCCGCCTTCGCCCCGCCGCTTGGCACGGGCAAGAGCTGGCAGGAGCAAGTTTTAGAGAAAGGCTGGGGCTACGCCATCCTCTCCCCCGCATCGGTGCAGGCCGACAATGGCGCGGGACTGCGTGAGGGCATCATCGGCCTGGTCAATAAGGGCGAGCCGCGCAAGCCCGATGACTGGGGCGCACTGAAGGCTTGGGCCTGGGGTGCCAGCCGCGCCCTGGACTACTTCGAGACCGACAAGGACGTGAACGCCAAGCAGGTCGCGATCGAGGGGCTCTCCCGCTACGGAAAAGCCGCGCTGGTCACCATGGCCTACGAGCCGCGCTTCTCAGTCGGCTTTATCGGCTCGTCGGGGACGGGCGGGGCGAAGCTCTACCGGCGGCACTTCGGCGAGCAGATCGAGAATGTCGCCAGCTCCGGTGAGTACCACTGGATGGCGGGGAACTTCGTGAAGTACGCCGCAGGCTCCCTTGGGCCCAACGACCTCCCTGTCGATGCCCATGAGCTAATCGCGCTCTGTGCCCCGCGCCCGGTCTTTATCAGCTGCGGCTCACCGTTTGTGGAGGGCAACTGGGTCGATAGCAAGGGGCAGTTCCTCGCCGGGGTCGCCGCCGGGCCGGTGTACTCGTTCCTGGGCAAGAAGCCCCTCCCTAGTGCGGAGATGCCCAAGATCGGCGAAGGGCTCACCAGCGGCGAGCTTGCATTTCGTCAGCACGAAGGCGGCCATACCGTCGGCCCCAACTGGCCCTATCTGCTCACCTGGGCCGAGCGCTACTGGAAATAG